A window of the Loxodonta africana isolate mLoxAfr1 chromosome 3, mLoxAfr1.hap2, whole genome shotgun sequence genome harbors these coding sequences:
- the LOC100666805 gene encoding olfactory receptor 7D4-like — protein MPFGSSLNVALTFSSLHTKYMEAENQTKFSEFLLLGLSEDPELQPLFFALFLSMYLVAVLGNLLIIPAVTSDPHLHTPMYFFLSNLSFVDICFVTTTVPKMLVNIQTQNKHISYIGCLIQEYFFMIFAGLDNFLLTMMAYDRFVAICHPLHYTVIMSPRFCVLLVLVSWVIFFWVSLLHIVLITRLNFCTDTEIPHFFCELTQIIKVACSDTHINYVFLYVLTALLGVFPLSGIVFSYSQIVSSLMKMSSAGAKYKAFSTCGSHLSVVSLFYGTGLGVFLSSAVTHSSQRSSVASVMYTVVTPMLNPFIYSLRNKDVKGALGRLLCRAAFCP, from the coding sequence ATGCCATTTGGCAGTTCATTGAATGTTGCTCTTACCTTCTCCAGCCTACACACTAAATACATGGAagcagaaaaccaaacaaaattttCAGAATTCCTCCTGCTGGGCCTCTCAGAGGATCCTGAACTTCAGCCCCTCTTCTTTGCACTCTTCCTGTCTATGTACCTGGTCGCTGTGCTTGGGAACCTACTCATCATACCGGCGGTTACCTCTGACCctcacctccacacccccatgtacttcttcctctccaacctgtCCTTTGTTGACATCTGTTTCGTTACTACCACGGTCCCAAAGATGCTTGTGAACATCCAGACACAGAACAAACACATTTCGTACATAGGATGCCTCATTCAGGAGTATTTCTTCATGATTTTTGCTGGACTGGACAATTTCCTCCTGACcatgatggcctatgaccgattTGTGGCCATCTGTCACCCCCTGCACTATACAGTCATCATGAGCCCCCGGTTCTGTGTCTTGTTGGTTCTGGTGTCTTGGGTCATCTTTTTCTGGGTCTCCCTGCTTCATATTGTCTTGATCACACGGCTGAACTTCTGTACAGACACTGAAATACCACATTTTTTCTGTGAACTGACTCAGATTATCAAAGTGGCCTGTTCTGATACCCACATCAATTATGTCTTCTTGTATGTGTTGACTGCCCTGCTGGGTGTGTTTCCCCTCTCAGGGATCGTCTTCTCTTACTCTCAGATTGTCTCCTCCTTAATGAAGATGTCCTCTGCTGGGGCCAAGTATAAGGCATTTTccacctgtgggtctcacctATCCGTGGTTTCTTTGTTCTATGGGACAGGACTTGGggttttcctcagttctgctgtgACCCATTCTTCCCAGAGAAGCTCTGTTGCCTCAGTGATGTACACTGTGGTCACGCCCATGCTGAACCCCTTCATATACAGCCTAAGGAATAAGGATGTGAAGGGAGCCCTGGGAAGGCTTCTCTGTAGAGCAGCTTTTTGTCCATGA